One stretch of Paraburkholderia fungorum DNA includes these proteins:
- a CDS encoding DUF3683 domain-containing protein, producing MNAPQVFDPHGAAAAVAADPEARLREIPYNYTSFSDREIVIRLLGNDAWDALAELRAERRTGRSARMLYEVLGDIWVVRRNPYLQDDLLDNPKRRAMLIEALHHRLSEIEKRRRADLVQHGDEAGIDRAARVETLVQAARRAVDEFASEFQKTYDLRRRATKVLGKVTEKDNIKFDGLSRVSHVTDATDWRVEYPFVVLTPDTEVEIAGMIKACFELGLTVIPRGGGTGYTGGAVPLTPFSAVINTEKLEQLGAVEMTELPGVDRKVATIFSGAGVVTRRVTEAAEQAGFVFAVDPTSLDASCVGGNVAMNAGGKKAVLWGTALDNLAWWRMVDPEGNWLEVTRLDHNMGKIHDIEVARFELNWFDGNYAPGEKLMRTESLDIKGRVFRKEGLGKDVTDKFLAGLPGVQKEGCDGLITSARWVLHKMPAHTRTVCLEFFGQAREAIPSIVEIKDYLFETSRQGGAILAGLEHLDERYLRAVGYATKSKRNAFPKMVLIGDIVGDDADAVAQATSEVVRMANGKSGEGFVAVNAEARKRFWLDRSRTAAIAKHTNAFKINEDVVIPLDRMGEYTDGIERINIELSIKNKLQLVDALEAFFQGGKLPLGKSDDANEIPSAELLEDRVQQALDLLKRVRTRWEFLRDKLDLSLREAQHYLVGLGYEALAEKFADRVDTQADARVFDLTQDRTIRVSWKQEIRAELRQIFNGGEFKPILEEAQAIHKQVLRGRVFVALHMHAGDGNVHTNLPVNSDNYEMLQDAHTAVARIMKLARSLDGVISGEHGIGITKLEFLTDDEIAEFRQYKQRVDPHGRFNAGKLLEGADLRNAYTPSFGLMGYESLIMQQSDIGAISESIKDCLRCGKCKPVCATHVPRANLLYSPRNKILATSLLVEAFLYEEQTRRGVSIKHWDEFNDVADHCTVCHKCVTPCPVKIDFGDVTMNMRNLLRKMGKKKFNPGNAAGMFFLNATNPQTINLARTAMMGVGYKAQRLGNEVLKKFTKKQTAHPPASVGKPPVTQQVIHFMNKKMPGNLPKKTARALLDIEDNKIVPIIRNPKTTTADTEAVFYFPGCGSERLFSQVGLATQAMLWEAGVQTVLPPGYLCCGYPQRGSGQFDKAEQIVTDNRVLFHRVANTLNYLDIKTVVVSCGTCYDQLAGYEFEKIFPGCRIIDIHEFLLEKGIKLEGVNGVRYMYHDPCHSPIKTIDPVKLVNQLMGSENDGYKIEKNDRCCGESGTLAVTRPDISTQVRFRKEEEMRKGAAKLRGIPLVAEAGANAINTANASAGSAGAPEGSVLKAGDGPQPKGATDVKILTSCPSCLQGLSRYNEDAGTEADYIVVEMARHVLGEDWMADYVQRANNGGIERVLV from the coding sequence ATGAACGCACCTCAAGTTTTCGATCCGCACGGTGCCGCCGCTGCGGTGGCCGCTGATCCCGAAGCGCGTCTGCGCGAAATTCCCTATAACTACACGTCGTTTTCCGACCGCGAAATCGTCATCCGTCTGCTAGGCAACGATGCCTGGGACGCGCTGGCCGAATTGCGCGCGGAACGCCGCACCGGTCGCTCGGCGCGGATGCTGTACGAAGTGCTGGGCGATATCTGGGTCGTGCGCCGCAATCCGTATCTGCAGGACGACCTGCTCGACAATCCGAAACGCCGCGCGATGCTGATCGAAGCGCTGCATCACCGGTTGTCGGAGATTGAAAAGCGCCGTCGCGCCGACCTGGTCCAGCATGGCGATGAAGCCGGTATCGACCGTGCTGCCCGCGTCGAAACGCTGGTGCAGGCCGCGCGCCGCGCCGTCGACGAGTTCGCGAGCGAGTTCCAGAAGACCTACGACCTGCGCCGCCGCGCGACCAAGGTTCTGGGCAAGGTCACCGAAAAAGACAACATCAAGTTCGACGGTTTGTCCCGCGTGTCGCACGTGACCGATGCGACCGATTGGCGCGTCGAGTACCCGTTCGTCGTGCTCACGCCGGACACCGAAGTTGAAATCGCCGGCATGATCAAGGCGTGTTTCGAACTCGGTCTGACCGTGATCCCGCGCGGAGGCGGCACGGGCTACACCGGCGGTGCGGTGCCGCTCACGCCGTTCTCGGCCGTCATCAATACTGAGAAGCTTGAACAGCTCGGCGCGGTCGAAATGACCGAATTGCCGGGCGTCGACCGCAAAGTCGCGACGATTTTCTCGGGCGCGGGCGTCGTGACGCGTCGCGTGACCGAAGCGGCCGAGCAGGCCGGTTTCGTGTTCGCGGTCGATCCGACCTCGCTCGATGCGTCCTGCGTCGGCGGCAATGTGGCGATGAACGCAGGCGGCAAGAAGGCCGTGCTGTGGGGCACGGCGCTCGACAATCTCGCCTGGTGGCGGATGGTCGACCCGGAAGGGAACTGGCTCGAAGTCACGCGCCTCGACCACAACATGGGCAAGATTCACGACATCGAAGTTGCGCGGTTCGAGCTGAACTGGTTCGACGGCAACTATGCGCCGGGCGAGAAGCTGATGCGCACCGAGTCGCTCGACATCAAGGGCCGCGTGTTCCGCAAGGAAGGCCTCGGCAAGGACGTCACCGACAAATTCCTCGCCGGCCTGCCCGGTGTGCAGAAGGAAGGTTGCGACGGGCTGATCACGTCCGCGCGCTGGGTGCTGCACAAAATGCCTGCGCATACCCGCACCGTCTGCCTCGAATTCTTCGGCCAGGCGCGCGAAGCGATTCCGAGCATCGTCGAAATCAAGGATTACCTGTTCGAGACGTCGCGCCAGGGCGGCGCGATTCTCGCTGGTCTGGAGCATCTGGACGAGCGCTATCTGCGCGCAGTCGGCTACGCGACCAAGAGCAAGCGCAACGCGTTTCCGAAGATGGTGCTGATCGGCGACATCGTTGGCGACGACGCGGATGCGGTTGCACAAGCCACGTCGGAAGTCGTGCGCATGGCTAACGGCAAGAGCGGCGAAGGCTTCGTCGCGGTCAATGCCGAGGCGCGCAAGCGCTTCTGGCTCGACCGCAGCCGCACGGCCGCGATCGCCAAGCACACCAACGCGTTCAAGATCAACGAAGACGTGGTGATCCCGCTCGACCGCATGGGCGAGTACACGGACGGCATCGAGCGGATCAACATCGAACTGTCGATCAAGAACAAGCTGCAACTGGTCGACGCACTCGAAGCGTTCTTCCAGGGCGGCAAGCTGCCGCTCGGCAAGAGCGACGACGCGAACGAAATTCCGAGCGCCGAACTGCTCGAAGATCGCGTCCAGCAAGCGCTCGATCTGCTAAAACGCGTGCGTACGCGCTGGGAATTCCTGCGCGACAAGCTCGATCTGTCGTTGCGCGAGGCGCAGCACTATCTGGTCGGTCTCGGCTACGAAGCGCTGGCGGAAAAGTTCGCCGATCGCGTGGATACCCAGGCCGACGCTCGCGTGTTCGACCTGACGCAGGACCGCACGATCCGCGTGTCGTGGAAGCAGGAAATCCGCGCCGAATTGCGCCAGATTTTCAATGGCGGCGAATTCAAGCCGATCCTCGAGGAAGCGCAGGCGATCCACAAGCAGGTGTTGCGCGGCCGTGTGTTCGTCGCGCTGCACATGCACGCGGGCGACGGCAACGTTCACACGAACCTGCCGGTCAACTCCGACAACTACGAGATGCTGCAGGACGCCCACACGGCGGTCGCGCGCATCATGAAGCTGGCGCGTTCGCTCGACGGCGTGATTTCCGGCGAGCACGGCATCGGCATCACCAAGCTCGAATTCCTGACCGACGACGAGATCGCGGAATTCCGCCAGTACAAGCAGCGCGTCGATCCGCATGGCCGTTTCAACGCAGGCAAGCTGCTCGAAGGCGCGGATCTGCGTAACGCCTACACGCCGAGCTTCGGGCTGATGGGCTATGAATCGCTGATCATGCAGCAGTCCGACATCGGCGCGATTTCCGAGTCGATCAAGGACTGTCTGCGTTGCGGCAAGTGCAAGCCGGTCTGCGCGACGCACGTGCCGCGCGCGAACCTGCTGTACAGCCCGCGCAACAAGATTCTCGCGACCTCGCTGCTGGTCGAAGCGTTCCTGTACGAAGAGCAGACGCGCCGCGGCGTGTCGATCAAGCACTGGGACGAGTTCAACGACGTCGCCGATCACTGCACCGTCTGTCACAAATGCGTGACGCCGTGCCCGGTGAAGATCGACTTCGGCGACGTGACGATGAACATGCGCAACCTGCTGCGCAAGATGGGCAAAAAGAAATTCAACCCGGGCAACGCGGCGGGCATGTTCTTCCTGAACGCGACGAATCCGCAGACCATCAACCTCGCCCGTACGGCGATGATGGGCGTCGGCTACAAGGCGCAGCGCCTCGGCAACGAAGTGCTGAAGAAGTTCACGAAGAAGCAGACGGCGCACCCGCCCGCATCGGTCGGCAAGCCGCCGGTCACGCAGCAGGTGATCCACTTCATGAACAAGAAGATGCCGGGCAATCTGCCGAAGAAAACCGCGCGCGCATTGCTCGATATCGAAGACAACAAGATTGTCCCGATCATCCGCAATCCGAAGACGACCACGGCCGACACGGAAGCGGTGTTCTACTTCCCGGGCTGCGGCTCCGAGCGTCTGTTCTCGCAAGTCGGTCTCGCCACCCAGGCGATGCTGTGGGAAGCGGGCGTGCAAACCGTGCTGCCGCCGGGTTACCTGTGCTGCGGCTATCCACAGCGCGGCTCGGGTCAGTTCGACAAGGCCGAGCAGATCGTCACGGATAACCGCGTGCTGTTCCACCGCGTCGCCAATACGCTGAACTACCTCGACATCAAGACGGTGGTGGTGTCGTGCGGCACGTGTTACGACCAGCTCGCCGGTTATGAATTCGAGAAGATTTTCCCGGGTTGCCGGATTATCGACATCCACGAATTCCTGCTGGAGAAGGGCATCAAGCTCGAAGGCGTGAACGGCGTCCGCTACATGTACCACGACCCGTGCCACTCCCCGATCAAGACGATCGACCCGGTCAAACTGGTCAATCAGCTGATGGGCTCGGAAAACGACGGCTACAAGATCGAGAAGAACGATCGGTGCTGCGGCGAATCCGGCACCCTGGCGGTGACGCGTCCGGACATCTCGACGCAGGTCCGCTTCCGCAAGGAAGAGGAAATGCGCAAGGGTGCGGCCAAGCTGCGCGGTATTCCGCTGGTCGCCGAGGCCGGCGCGAACGCGATCAATACGGCCAATGCGTCAGCCGGTTCGGCGGGCGCGCCGGAGGGCTCCGTGCTGAAGGCCGGCGACGGTCCGCAGCCGAAGGGCGCGACCGACGTGAAGATCCTGACGAGCTGCCCGTCCTGCCTGCAAGGCCTGTCGCGCTACAACGAAGACGCGGGCACCGAGGCGGACTACATCGTCGTCGAGATGGCGCGTCACGTGCTGGGCGAAGACTGGATGGCGGACTACGTCCAGCGGGCGAACAATGGCGGAATCGAGCGCGTGCTGGTTTAA
- a CDS encoding HIT family protein, whose product MDCVFCREDGGDVLWQDDTLRVVLADEHDYPGFCRVIWNQHVAEFSDLAASDRDRVMQAVYAVERAIRRILQPVKVNLASLGNQVPHVHWHVIPRFSNDAHFPLPIWAPRQRTVSEAMLSSRRAQATLLREAVRQEIEQALG is encoded by the coding sequence ATGGACTGCGTTTTTTGTCGTGAAGACGGCGGCGATGTGCTGTGGCAGGACGACACCCTGCGTGTCGTTCTCGCCGACGAACACGATTACCCGGGCTTCTGCCGGGTGATCTGGAATCAGCACGTTGCCGAATTTTCCGATCTCGCCGCGAGCGATCGCGATCGCGTGATGCAGGCCGTGTACGCGGTCGAACGCGCGATCCGGCGCATTCTTCAGCCGGTCAAGGTGAACCTGGCTAGCCTCGGCAACCAGGTGCCGCACGTGCATTGGCACGTCATTCCGCGTTTTTCGAACGACGCACATTTTCCGCTGCCCATCTGGGCGCCGCGCCAGCGCACGGTGTCCGAAGCGATGCTGTCGTCGCGCCGCGCGCAAGCCACATTGCTGCGCGAAGCGGTGCGGCAGGAAATCGAACAGGCTCTTGGCTGA
- a CDS encoding gamma-butyrobetaine hydroxylase-like domain-containing protein, which translates to MSGLTPQTPVPTGMVVHSKSRVLELQYANGESYRLPFELLRVYSPSAEVQGHGPGQETLQTGKREVTITMIEGVGNYAVQPTFSDGHASGIYSWDLLHDMALRQDELWRDYLARLEAAGVDRDTPMVPTGAAHGHCH; encoded by the coding sequence ATGAGCGGATTGACCCCTCAGACTCCAGTACCGACCGGAATGGTCGTGCATTCGAAATCGCGCGTACTCGAATTGCAGTATGCGAACGGCGAATCATATCGGCTGCCGTTCGAACTGCTGCGTGTTTATTCGCCGTCGGCGGAAGTGCAGGGCCATGGCCCGGGCCAGGAAACTTTGCAAACCGGTAAGCGGGAAGTGACGATCACGATGATCGAAGGCGTCGGCAACTACGCCGTTCAGCCGACTTTCTCGGACGGGCACGCTTCTGGCATCTATTCGTGGGACCTTCTGCACGACATGGCCCTGCGGCAGGACGAACTCTGGCGCGATTATCTCGCCAGGCTTGAGGCGGCCGGTGTCGACCGCGATACGCCGATGGTGCCAACTGGCGCTGCGCACGGGCACTGTCACTGA
- the ubiE gene encoding bifunctional demethylmenaquinone methyltransferase/2-methoxy-6-polyprenyl-1,4-benzoquinol methylase UbiE — translation MSKTHFGFQSVDEQDKAQKVAGVFHSVASNYDLMNDLMSGGLHRAWKMFTIAQANVRPGFKVLDIAGGTGDLSKAFAKRAGETGEVWHTDINESMLRVGRDRLLDKGVITPALLCDAEKIPFPDNYFDVVTVAFGLRNMTHKDVALAEMRRVLKPAGRLLVLEFSKVWDPLKKVYDVYSFKVLPWLGERFAKDAESYQYLAESIRMHPDQETLKTMMEQAGLDGVKYYNLSAGVVALHVGTKY, via the coding sequence ATGAGCAAAACCCACTTCGGCTTTCAATCGGTCGACGAACAGGACAAGGCGCAAAAGGTGGCGGGCGTATTCCACTCGGTCGCCTCCAACTACGACTTGATGAACGACCTGATGTCGGGCGGATTGCACCGGGCGTGGAAGATGTTCACGATCGCCCAGGCTAACGTGCGGCCGGGCTTCAAGGTGCTCGACATCGCCGGGGGCACGGGCGATCTGTCGAAAGCCTTCGCGAAACGCGCGGGCGAAACCGGCGAGGTCTGGCATACCGACATCAACGAATCGATGCTGCGCGTGGGCCGCGACCGTCTGCTGGACAAGGGCGTGATCACCCCGGCGCTGCTGTGCGACGCCGAGAAAATTCCCTTCCCGGACAACTACTTCGATGTGGTGACCGTGGCATTCGGCCTGCGCAACATGACGCACAAGGATGTCGCGCTTGCGGAAATGCGTCGCGTGCTGAAGCCAGCCGGGCGTCTGCTGGTGCTGGAATTTTCGAAGGTGTGGGATCCGCTCAAAAAGGTCTACGACGTCTATTCTTTTAAGGTGTTGCCGTGGCTCGGCGAACGCTTTGCGAAAGACGCCGAGAGCTACCAGTACCTCGCGGAATCGATTCGTATGCATCCGGATCAGGAAACTTTAAAAACAATGATGGAACAAGCAGGTCTCGACGGCGTCAAATATTACAATTTGTCAGCTGGCGTGGTAGCTTTACATGTGGGGACCAAATACTAG
- a CDS encoding Tim44 domain-containing protein — protein sequence MSDSNVLSPRKVGRSLVRRIGLIAVVGLIMAGSLASLDAEARRMGGGRSLGRQSNTVQQQQSAPSQPSQSNQAMQQRAQPSTTPTPPAAPNRSRWLGPIAGLAAGLGIAALLSHFGMGEAFAGMMANVIILAVIAMVVIWLIRRFTGRKRDSAQPAYAGASPSLNAGNTGYKPMEPRYSAPPSGSYLEPQGNPLTTPSINPMPVVPAGFDSEAFLRNAKVYFVRLQAAWDVGNVEDIREFTTPEMFAEVRVDLASRGSESNQTDVVQLNAELLGVEERATEYFASVRFSGLIREAPGAAAEPFVEVWNLSKANRAGEGWLLAGIQQVAQH from the coding sequence ATGTCCGATTCAAATGTGTTATCTCCCCGTAAGGTTGGGCGCTCGCTGGTGAGAAGAATCGGACTGATCGCGGTGGTCGGTCTGATCATGGCCGGCTCGCTCGCTTCGCTCGATGCGGAAGCGCGCCGCATGGGCGGTGGCCGTAGTCTCGGCCGTCAGTCGAATACCGTTCAGCAGCAACAGTCGGCGCCGTCGCAGCCTTCCCAAAGCAATCAGGCCATGCAGCAGCGTGCGCAGCCATCTACTACACCGACTCCGCCCGCCGCGCCTAACCGTTCGCGCTGGCTCGGGCCGATCGCGGGTCTTGCCGCCGGTCTCGGTATCGCCGCGCTGCTGTCGCACTTTGGTATGGGCGAAGCGTTCGCCGGCATGATGGCGAACGTCATCATTCTTGCGGTGATCGCGATGGTCGTGATCTGGCTGATCCGCCGCTTTACGGGCCGCAAGCGCGATTCGGCGCAACCGGCTTACGCGGGCGCGTCGCCCTCGCTGAATGCGGGCAACACCGGCTATAAGCCGATGGAACCGCGCTACAGCGCGCCGCCGTCGGGCTCGTACCTCGAACCGCAAGGCAATCCGCTGACCACGCCGTCCATCAATCCGATGCCCGTCGTGCCGGCCGGCTTCGATTCCGAGGCGTTCCTGCGCAACGCGAAGGTGTATTTCGTGCGCTTGCAAGCCGCATGGGACGTCGGCAACGTGGAAGACATCCGCGAATTCACTACGCCGGAAATGTTCGCCGAAGTGCGTGTCGATCTGGCTTCGCGTGGTTCGGAATCCAATCAGACGGACGTGGTTCAACTGAACGCCGAGTTGCTGGGCGTCGAAGAACGCGCGACCGAATACTTCGCGAGCGTGCGCTTCTCCGGCCTGATTCGAGAAGCGCCGGGTGCGGCGGCTGAGCCGTTCGTCGAGGTCTGGAATCTGTCGAAGGCGAACCGCGCTGGCGAAGGCTGGCTGCTTGCGGGCATCCAGCAGGTGGCGCAGCACTGA
- a CDS encoding ubiquinone biosynthesis accessory factor UbiJ → MTLAAKPFAAAVNHLLARESWARERLVPYAGKTARLSCPPVVLTLLVQPDGYLGAVSESDTHQYDVTISVASDALPAFVQGGQAAVMKHVKLEGDAEFATVIAKLAEHLRWEPEEDLSKLIGDGPAWRVASVVRTVGEHVQRTGRNLLDTAAEYLLDENPQLVRRTALEDFNVELARARDALARVEKRIERLEQKVEARGADAPGGAATSRGTR, encoded by the coding sequence ATGACCCTCGCCGCCAAGCCCTTCGCTGCTGCTGTCAATCATCTGCTCGCCCGCGAATCGTGGGCTCGTGAGCGCCTCGTCCCTTATGCGGGCAAGACTGCCCGGCTGTCGTGTCCACCGGTCGTGCTGACGCTGCTCGTACAGCCGGACGGCTATCTGGGCGCGGTTTCCGAATCCGATACGCACCAGTACGACGTGACCATCTCGGTGGCGTCGGACGCGTTGCCGGCCTTTGTGCAAGGCGGCCAGGCCGCCGTGATGAAGCACGTGAAGTTAGAGGGCGACGCCGAGTTCGCCACCGTGATCGCGAAGCTCGCCGAGCATTTGCGCTGGGAGCCGGAAGAAGACCTGTCGAAGCTGATCGGCGACGGTCCGGCATGGCGGGTTGCGTCGGTCGTGCGAACGGTCGGCGAACATGTGCAACGCACCGGTCGCAATCTGCTCGACACGGCCGCCGAATATCTGCTCGACGAGAATCCGCAACTGGTGCGGCGTACCGCGCTTGAAGATTTCAACGTCGAACTGGCCCGCGCGCGCGATGCATTGGCGCGCGTGGAAAAACGCATCGAGCGTCTTGAACAGAAGGTCGAAGCCCGCGGCGCAGATGCGCCGGGCGGCGCCGCCACGTCGCGCGGCACGCGCTAG
- the ubiB gene encoding ubiquinone biosynthesis regulatory protein kinase UbiB, with product MRFLRFLKIFFTVIRFGLDEMMLSRVNDRRVRLLLRITTIGRKFDAPPGVRLRLALESLGPIFVKFGQVLSTRRDLLPVDIANELAKLQDQVPPFDSAVAIGLVEKSLGAPVDVLFDDFERVPVASASIAQVHFAKVKAGQHAGKAVAVKVLRPNMLPVIDSDLALLRDIAVWAERLWADGKRLKPREVVAEFDKYLHDELDLMREAANGSQLRRNFAGLDLLLVPEMYWEFCTPTVLVMERMVGVPISQVETLRAAGVDIPKLAREGVEIFFTQVFRDGFFHADMHPGNIQVSLDPAHFGRYIALDFGIIGALSDFDKNYLAQNFLAFFKRDYHRVATLHLESGWVPPTTRVEELESAIRAVCEPYFDRALKDISLGQVLMRLFSTSRRFNVEIQPQLVLLQKTMLNVEGLGRSLDPELDLWKTAKPYLERWMNEQIGLRGWYERLKIEAPQWSKTLPQLPRLIHHVLAERHDNTRGANDEMIRQILLEQKRTNRLLQGLLMFGVAVGVGAVLARVVLALAYGG from the coding sequence ATGCGTTTTCTGCGTTTCCTCAAGATTTTTTTCACGGTCATCCGGTTCGGTCTCGACGAGATGATGCTGAGCCGCGTCAACGACCGGCGCGTGCGTTTGCTGCTGCGTATCACCACCATCGGCCGAAAGTTTGACGCGCCCCCGGGCGTGCGTTTGCGGCTCGCGCTCGAAAGCCTCGGCCCGATCTTCGTCAAGTTTGGCCAGGTGTTGTCTACGCGGCGCGATCTGTTGCCAGTGGATATCGCCAACGAACTGGCGAAGCTTCAGGACCAGGTTCCGCCGTTCGATTCGGCGGTGGCAATCGGGCTGGTCGAGAAGTCGCTCGGCGCTCCCGTCGACGTGTTATTCGACGACTTCGAGCGTGTGCCGGTGGCGAGCGCGTCGATCGCGCAGGTCCACTTCGCGAAGGTGAAGGCCGGCCAGCACGCGGGTAAGGCGGTCGCGGTTAAGGTGCTGCGCCCGAACATGCTGCCCGTGATCGACTCTGACCTTGCGTTGCTGCGCGACATCGCCGTGTGGGCCGAGCGGTTGTGGGCCGACGGCAAGCGACTGAAACCGCGCGAAGTGGTCGCCGAATTCGACAAATATCTGCACGACGAACTCGACCTGATGCGCGAGGCCGCCAACGGTAGCCAGTTGCGGCGTAACTTTGCCGGGCTCGATCTGCTGCTGGTGCCGGAAATGTATTGGGAGTTCTGCACGCCCACGGTGCTGGTGATGGAGCGCATGGTCGGCGTGCCGATCAGCCAGGTCGAGACGCTGCGCGCGGCGGGCGTCGACATTCCGAAACTGGCGCGCGAAGGCGTCGAGATTTTCTTTACCCAGGTGTTCCGCGACGGCTTTTTTCACGCCGATATGCACCCGGGCAACATTCAGGTGAGTCTCGATCCGGCGCATTTCGGCCGCTATATTGCGCTGGATTTCGGCATCATCGGCGCGTTGTCTGACTTCGATAAGAACTATCTCGCGCAGAACTTCCTCGCGTTCTTCAAGCGCGACTATCACCGCGTCGCCACGTTGCATCTGGAGTCGGGCTGGGTGCCGCCCACCACCCGCGTCGAAGAACTCGAGAGCGCGATTCGCGCGGTGTGCGAGCCGTATTTCGATCGCGCGCTGAAGGATATTTCGTTGGGGCAGGTGCTGATGCGGCTGTTCTCGACGTCGCGCCGCTTCAACGTCGAAATTCAGCCGCAACTCGTGCTGCTGCAAAAAACCATGTTGAACGTGGAAGGCCTAGGGCGCTCGCTCGATCCTGAACTGGATCTGTGGAAAACGGCCAAGCCTTATCTCGAACGCTGGATGAACGAGCAGATCGGCCTGCGCGGCTGGTACGAGCGTCTGAAGATCGAAGCGCCGCAGTGGAGCAAGACGCTGCCGCAGTTGCCGCGCCTGATTCATCACGTGCTGGCGGAGCGTCACGACAACACGCGCGGCGCGAACGACGAGATGATTCGCCAGATTCTGCTCGAGCAGAAACGCACCAACCGGTTGCTGCAAGGCTTGCTGATGTTCGGTGTGGCGGTCGGTGTTGGGGCGGTGCTGGCGCGGGTGGTGCTGGCGCTGGCTTATGGCGGTTGA
- a CDS encoding thiopurine S-methyltransferase has product MSDPTRASAPDFATRDPNSPAFWDERFERGFMPWDQAGVQSAFRSFAERHSGAPVLIPGCGSAYEAVLLAGQGNPVRAIDFSPAAVAAAQQQLGEQHANLVEQADFFTYEPPFTLAWIYERAFLCALPLARRTDYAQRMADLLPAGALLAGFYFIGATPKGPPFGIERAELDALLTPYFELIEDEAVNDSIAVFAGRERWLTWRRRG; this is encoded by the coding sequence ATGAGCGACCCGACCCGCGCTTCCGCGCCTGACTTTGCGACCCGCGATCCCAACTCCCCAGCTTTCTGGGACGAGCGTTTCGAGCGCGGATTCATGCCGTGGGATCAGGCTGGAGTGCAATCGGCATTCCGCTCGTTCGCCGAGCGCCACAGCGGCGCACCCGTGTTGATTCCGGGATGCGGCAGCGCCTACGAAGCGGTCCTGCTCGCCGGACAAGGCAACCCCGTCCGGGCAATCGACTTCTCGCCGGCCGCCGTCGCGGCGGCGCAACAGCAGTTGGGCGAGCAACATGCGAACCTGGTGGAGCAGGCGGATTTCTTCACCTACGAGCCGCCTTTCACGCTCGCGTGGATTTACGAGCGCGCGTTTCTCTGCGCATTGCCGCTGGCTCGCCGCACCGACTACGCGCAACGGATGGCCGATTTGTTGCCCGCCGGCGCGTTGCTCGCGGGTTTCTATTTCATCGGCGCGACGCCCAAGGGGCCGCCGTTCGGGATCGAGCGCGCGGAGCTGGACGCGTTGCTCACACCGTACTTCGAGTTGATCGAAGACGAAGCGGTGAACGACTCGATCGCCGTTTTTGCAGGACGTGAGCGCTGGCTCACCTGGCGTCGTCGCGGATAG
- a CDS encoding FmdB family zinc ribbon protein: MPIYAYRCESCGFGKDVLQKMSDPQLTQCPECGKDTFRKQVTAAGFQLKGSGWYVTDFRGGNGGTSAPAKPDANGGSNGANAGSGENAAAANNGAAKSDTGSASSTAATGSSSAAATPAASAAAPAASASSSGSGSA, from the coding sequence ATGCCGATCTACGCTTATCGTTGCGAGTCATGCGGTTTCGGGAAGGACGTGCTTCAGAAGATGAGCGACCCCCAGTTGACGCAGTGTCCCGAGTGCGGGAAAGACACCTTTCGCAAGCAGGTCACTGCTGCCGGTTTCCAGTTGAAGGGCTCCGGCTGGTATGTAACCGATTTCCGCGGCGGCAATGGCGGCACCAGCGCGCCAGCCAAGCCCGACGCAAATGGCGGTTCGAACGGCGCAAATGCCGGTTCGGGCGAGAATGCAGCGGCTGCCAATAACGGCGCCGCGAAATCCGACACGGGCTCGGCGAGCAGCACGGCCGCAACCGGTTCCTCGAGCGCAGCCGCAACGCCGGCCGCATCTGCTGCCGCACCGGCCGCTTCGGCGAGTTCGAGCGGTTCCGGCAGCGCCTAG
- a CDS encoding DUF502 domain-containing protein has translation MTTKKTTLKSVFLTGLLVLVPLAITLWVLGLIIGTMDQTLLLLPTSWQPERAIGYRLPGLGAVLTLAFIFVVGLLTQNFIGQKLVKWWELLVAHIPVVGPIYTSVKQVSDTLLSSSGNAFRKALLIEYPRRGSYTIAFLTGIPGGDVVNHLKEDYVSVYVPTTPNPTSGFFLMVPKSEVIELDMTVDAALKYIVSMGVVAPSAPPAPVRRTTVEPPL, from the coding sequence ATGACGACGAAAAAAACGACGCTCAAATCGGTGTTCCTGACTGGCCTGCTGGTGCTGGTGCCTCTGGCTATCACACTGTGGGTGCTCGGTCTGATCATCGGCACGATGGACCAGACGCTGTTGCTGCTGCCCACTTCGTGGCAGCCGGAACGGGCTATCGGCTATCGGCTGCCCGGGCTCGGCGCCGTGCTCACGCTGGCGTTTATCTTTGTCGTCGGGCTGTTGACGCAGAACTTCATTGGGCAGAAGCTCGTGAAGTGGTGGGAATTGCTGGTCGCTCACATTCCGGTGGTCGGCCCGATCTACACCAGCGTCAAACAGGTGTCCGACACCTTGCTGTCGAGCAGCGGCAACGCGTTCCGCAAAGCGCTGCTGATCGAATACCCGCGCCGCGGCTCCTATACGATTGCGTTTCTGACCGGCATTCCGGGCGGCGACGTGGTCAACCACCTGAAAGAAGATTACGTCAGCGTGTATGTGCCGACTACGCCGAACCCAACGTCCGGCTTCTTCCTGATGGTGCCCAAGAGCGAAGTGATCGAACTCGACATGACAGTCGACGCCGCGCTCAAGTACATCGTCTCGATGGGCGTCGTGGCGCCGTCCGCGCCTCCGGCGCCGGTGCGCCGCACGACAGTCGAGCCTCCGCTGTAA